The Vespula vulgaris chromosome 4, iyVesVulg1.1, whole genome shotgun sequence genome has a segment encoding these proteins:
- the LOC127062909 gene encoding voltage-dependent anion-selective channel protein 1-like, translating to MEVPTFSELGKNARDVFKTGYYYGKGIFKLNVKSKKTGIFEMSSDLTLNVDVMKLDGLLETKYKTDDYGNFIQRWTTDGTASIGCELSGKIIENISMLSEFFYNPQTTFKGMRLDTKYINDRVNGIVSLANDNFDSNLNLYGAIVMKFKEIFLGYQCGYKTATKELTKNDIGLAFGYQDTFFHLRCNSIPREFGCSILYKVNSDWDIAVNGISSNSGNWNEWMVGIAAKYAVDEESILRLKINSAMQLGTSLQQKLNENTMISLSFCFDCMNINRGNHKVGLALDVEA from the exons ATGGAAGTACCTACTTTCTCGGAACTCGGTAAAAATGCACGAGATGTCTTTAAAACAGGCTATTACTATGGCAAAGGTATCTTTAAATTGAACGTCAAATCGAAAAAAACTGGTATATTCGAAATGTCCAGCGATTTGACCCTAAACGTTGATGTTATGAAG TTGGATGGTCTCTTagaaactaaatataaaactgACGACTACGGAAACTTCATACAAAGATGGACGACCGACGGAACAGCTTCTATAGGCTGCGAACTGTCTgggaaaattattgaaaatatcagCATGTTATCCGAATTCTTCTATAATCCGCAAACTACATTTAAAGGCATGAGACTCGATACAAAATACATCAACGATAGGGTCAATGGAATTGTTTCGTTAG CTAACGATAACTTCGACTCGAACTTGAATCTTTACGGTGCAATTGTTATGAAGTTCAAGGAGATCTTCTTAGGTTACCAATGTGGTTACAAGACAGCTACGAAAGAGCTTACAAAGAACGACATCGGATTAGCCTTCGGCTATCAGGACACTTTCTTCCATTTGAGATGCAATTCGATACCACGCGAGTTTGGTTGTTCTATCTTGTATAAAg tTAATTCCGACTGGGACATCGCGGTGAATGGAATATCGTCGAATAGCGGGAACTGGAATGAGTGGATGGTTGGTATAGCAGCAAAATACGCGGTAGATGAAGAATCGATTCTACGGTTAAAGATAAACAGTGCCATGCAATTGGGTACGAGCTTGCAGCAAAAGTTGAACGAGAATACGATGATCTCGTTATCGTTTTGTTTCGATTGCATGAATATTAACAGAGGCAATCACAAAGTCGGCTTGGCGCTCGACGTCGAAGCTTGA
- the LOC127063480 gene encoding RNA pseudouridylate synthase domain-containing protein 1-like — MYKFLNTCLMITFGLLQIIWKNLMELRILYHRWNDKKNCVCILYCSNDFLVVQKPYDMFINSNNPKRKHTLQFVLKKMLPNLANPMLSHEFHFVHRLDYATSGIICIALNKRAARAASTAFEKQQVQKYYLALLHGHVNDSFIVIDKPIGNDIRETDGNKKMCTSDSLFCTKPRKSRTVLLVLEYGLRKSKPATKVLLYPTTGRRHQLRVHCSSIGHIIIGDYTYSERQDVEPHRTFLHSFRLILKNDVENLDVRTADPFISADTANKWQPTNIIRTLDENIFSEIHKLAQ; from the exons atgtataaatttttaaatacttgtTTAATGATTACATTTGGtctattacaaataatatggaaaaatttaatggaattacgtatattatatcacAGGTggaatgataagaaaaattgtgtATGCATTTTATATTGTAGTAATGATTTTTTAGTCGTTCAAAAACCTTACgatatgtttataaatagtaataatccAAAAAGGAAG CATACACttcaatttgtattaaaaaagatgTTGCCAAATTTGGCTAATCCAATGTTAAGCCATGAATTTCATTTCGTGCATAGATTAGATTATGCTACAAGTGGTATTATTTGTATAGCTTTAAATAAACGTGCAGCACGTGCTGCTTCCACTGCATTTGAAAAGCAACAAgtacaaaaatattacttagCATTGTTACATGGTCATGTAAATGATTCATTTATTGTAATTGACAAACCTATTG GTAATGatataagagagacagacggaaataaaaaaatgtgtacAAGTGATAGCTTATTTTGTACAAAGCCAAGAAAGTCTCGTACTGTACTCTTGGTATTAGAGTACGGTTTAAGAAAATCTAAACCTGCCACTAAAGTTTTGCTATACCCTACAACTGGTAGAAGGCACCAATTGAGAGTACATTGTTCGTCTATAGGTCATATAATAATAGGTGATTATACGTACAGCGAAAGACAAGATGTGGAGCCTCACAGAACATTTCTACATTCTTTCAG gttgatattaaaaaatgatgttGAAAACTTAGATGTAAGGACAGCAGATCCTTTTATATCTGCTGATACAGCAAATAAATGGCAACcaacaaatattattagaacattagatgaaaatatattttctgaaatTCATAAACTTgcacaataa
- the LOC127063481 gene encoding CCHC-type zinc finger nucleic acid binding protein: protein MSSNACYKCNRMGHFARECTQGGGGGGRGDRGRDREGGFGRGRDKCFKCNQFGHFARECKEDQDLCYRCNGVGHIAKDCQQGPEMSCYNCNKTGHIARSCPEGVNDSARFAMQSCYNCNKTGHIARNCTEAGGKICYICGKTGHISRECEEERK, encoded by the exons ATGAGTTCAAACGCATGTTATAAATGTAATCGAATGGGCCACTTTGCACGAGAATGTACAcaaggtggtggaggtggtggcaGAGGAGATCGTGGCCGTGATCGAGAAGGAGGATTTGGACGTGGCCGTGATAAATGCTTCAAATGTAACCAGTTTGGACATTTTGCACGTGAATGTAAAGAAGATCAAGACCTATGTTATCGTTGCAATGGAGTTGGACACATTGCAAAAGATTGCCAGCAA GGCCCTGAGATGAGCTGTTACAACTGCAACAAAACTGGACACATTGCCCGCAGTTGCCCTGAAGGTGTTAATGATTCTGCACGTTTTGCTATGCAGAGCTGCTACAATTGTAACAAGACAGGACACATCGCTCGTAATTGCACTGAGGCAGGAGGTAAAATTTGCTACATTTGTGGCAAGACGGGGCACATAAGCCGCGAATGCGAGGAGGAGAGGAAGTAG
- the LOC127062907 gene encoding peptidylprolyl isomerase domain and WD repeat-containing protein 1, whose product MSNEKRKQDEDDNDDDRANQLSLETAPKKKQKVLEYEQVYLSNLPCCECYEKSYMHRDVITHIVVTKSYFILTASCDGHLKFWKKQEESIEFVKHFRAHLKAIQYLAASSNGIHACTVSLDKTMKIFDIINFDMINMIKLEFTPLCAEWIYSAGDAIAVVAVSSQDSNKISVYDAQGTSTALHVFEKLHTKPVVSMKYNTVYETCISVDKAGILEYWTGPKTEYKFPKCVKFDSKLDTDLYEFAKNKTYPCGLAVSADGKRFASLSGDRKVRVFNFLTGKLYRIFDESLQRFSELQQNTQQLPNMEFGRRMAVERELDKTETNIGNIVFDESGYMILYSTMLGVKLVNLYTNKCIRIMGKPENIRPMQLALFQGKARKTAATVSVEMEAAENPTMEMNRPDPILFCTAHKKNRFYMFTRREPEDIKSPECDRDVFNEKPSKEDIISFTEASNVQKIYDTAIIHTALGDIHANLFGKDVPKTVENFCVHSKNGYYNGHIFHRVIKGFMIQTGDPTGTGTGGESIWGGEFEDEFRSHLKHDRPYTLSMANAGSNTNGSQFFITLTPTPWLDNKHTVFGRVVKGMEVVQNISQVKTNPKTDKPYDDIRIVSITVK is encoded by the exons atgtctaatgaaaaaagaaaacaggatgaagatgataatgacgacgatAGGGCTAATCAATTATCTTTGGAAACGGCAcccaagaaaaaacaaaaag tGTTGGAATATGAGCAAGTATATTTAAGTAATTTGCCATGTTGTGAGTGCTATGAAAAATCTTATATGCACAGAGATGTAATAACTCATATTGTGGTAACAAA atcatattttatacttaCTGCAAGTTGCGATGGACATTtaaaattttggaaaaagcaagaagaatCGATAGAATTTGTAAAACACTTTAGAGCTCATTTGAAGGCCATACAATATTTGGCAGCAAGTTCTAATGGTATACATGCATGTACAGTTAGTTTGgataaaacaatgaaaatatttgatataattaacttTG atatgattaatatgataaaattagaatttacACCTCTTTGTGCTGAGTGGATATATTCTGCTGGGGATGCAATTGCTGTGGTTGCTGTATCTTCACaagattcaaataaaataagtgtATATGATGCTCAAGGAACTAGCACTGCATTGCATGTTTTTGAAAAGTTACATACAAAACCTGTTGTATCTATGAAG tataatacTGTCTATGAGACATGTATATCAGTTGACAAGGCAGGTATATTAGAGTATTGGACAGGACCTAAAACAGAGTATAAATTTCCAAAATGTGTTAAATTTGATTCGAAATTAGATACAGATTTGTATGAATTcgctaaaaataaaacttatcCATGTGGTTTGGCAGTATCTGCAGATGGTAAAAGATTCGCGTCTCTTAGCGGAGATAGAAAAGTAagagtttttaattttctcactGGAAAATTGTATAGAATATTTGATGAAAGTCTTCAAAGATTTTCTGAATTGCAACAAAATACGCAACAATTACCAAACATGGAATTTGGACGAAG aATGGCTGTCGAAAGAGAATTAGATAAAACCGAAACAAACATAGGAAATATAGTTTTTGACGAATCTggttatatgatattatatagtaCAATGTTAGGTGTGAAACTTGTAAACCTTTATACAAACAAGTGTATTAGAATAATGGGGAAACCTGAAAATATACGTCCTATGCAATTAGCTTTATTTCAG GGCAAAGCAAGAAAAACTGCAGCAACTGTATCAGTAGAAATGGAAGCTGCTGAAAATCCTACAATGGAAATGAATCGACCAGatccaattcttttttgtacaGCTCATAAGAAAAACCGATTTTATATGTTTACAAGGCGTGAGCCAGAAGATATAAAGAGTCCGGAATGTGACAGAGATGTCTTCAATGAAAAGCCTTCTAAAgaagatattatttctttcactgAAGCAAGCAATgtacaaaaaatttatgatactGCAATTATACATACTGCACTTGGTGATATTCATGCAAATCTTTTTGGTAAAGATGTACCAAAAACAGTTGAAAATTTCTGTGTTCATTCTAAAAATGGTTACTACAACGGACATATATTCCATCGAGTAATCAAGGGTTTTATGATACAAACTGGAGATCCCACTGGAACTGGGACAGGTGGTGAAAGTATATGGGGTGGTGAATTTGAAGATGAGTTTAGATCCCATTTAAAACATGACAGACCATACACTTTGAGTATGGCAAATGCAGGCTCAAATACAAATGGAagtcaattttttataacgttgACGCCTACA CCTTGGTTAGATAATAAACATACTGTATTTGGAAGGGTGGTCAAAGGAATGGAAGTAGTACAAAATATTAGTCAAGTAAAAACGAATCCTAAGACCGATAAACCTTATGATGATATTCGTATTGTCAGTATTactgttaaataa
- the LOC127062910 gene encoding small proline-rich protein 2H-like isoform X2 — translation MCCNIQKKTSSCWNDMEELKYLLCAIDCCKCPPAPPKPCCRIILPPRIQEIGCVIPCQRPVCCPPPPCCLPLSPGPCCPCPLPPPLCPLPPPPPPPPKPCCPPCCPLPCYPRIC, via the exons atgtgttgtaatattcaaaaaaagacGTCGTCATGTTGGAACGACATGGAAGAGTTAAAATATCTCCTCTGCGCTATCGATTGTTG CAAATGTCCACCCGCGCCACCAAAACCTTGCTGTCGTATAATATTACCACCTAGAATTCAAGAGATTGGCTGTGTCATTCCATGTCAGAGACCTGTATGCTGTCCACCACCACCATGCTGTTTGCCTTTATCACCAGGACCTTGCTGTCCTTGTCCTTTACCTCCTCCATTGTGTccattaccaccaccacctccgccACCGCCAAAACCTTGCTGTCCACCTTGCTGTCCATTACCATGTTATCCCCGTATTTGCtga
- the LOC127062910 gene encoding small proline-rich protein 2H-like isoform X1 has product MLERHGRVKISPLRYRLLCLNFIKSIEISLYSKCPPAPPKPCCRIILPPRIQEIGCVIPCQRPVCCPPPPCCLPLSPGPCCPCPLPPPLCPLPPPPPPPPKPCCPPCCPLPCYPRIC; this is encoded by the exons ATGTTGGAACGACATGGAAGAGTTAAAATATCTCCTCTGCGCTATCGATTGTTG TGTTTGAATTTCATcaaatcgattgaaatatcACTTTATAGCAAATGTCCACCCGCGCCACCAAAACCTTGCTGTCGTATAATATTACCACCTAGAATTCAAGAGATTGGCTGTGTCATTCCATGTCAGAGACCTGTATGCTGTCCACCACCACCATGCTGTTTGCCTTTATCACCAGGACCTTGCTGTCCTTGTCCTTTACCTCCTCCATTGTGTccattaccaccaccacctccgccACCGCCAAAACCTTGCTGTCCACCTTGCTGTCCATTACCATGTTATCCCCGTATTTGCtga
- the LOC127062908 gene encoding uncharacterized protein LOC127062908 — MAASIESDNHAVSVEKRVSTVLEHVSMNTGTPSNFPDKFQDFFAAVTEDSDDLPNMLEDKLIPRKQEGSGTDTKGRKWSKRAFQRRSSEIEVRLHRSSLSGTQGHGTLDGPKSPTPTRRRSSSIAVARPTPDLHRFLQAEAGPWGHLSPSPRSPNLTPPAVSPGAASTSSHLSPGTSPGGPSPTSPAGSVGQGTGSRAPVPRQYRGRTSSMPAVPRHRPMLAETKRVGACGGGEDGETEDGIEYYRLRSFSITANGVFNLGDSLKSRRSKSINSVTSCSTSCSSTREARLLSSASQLSGIETEEETSNERVATYKVGMLGASGVGKTALTAQFTTSDYICAYDASLDEEYGQKSVSVMLDGQETELEIIDHPASEMSVESFCSTYNPDVYVVVYSVVDRRSLKVAEETLLYLWKSDYMMSHGVILVGNKVDLERKREVPSVVGRRLANSCGCKFIETSSGLAHHVDELLVGILAQIKLNPQRDRNQTTRRKKSKHRRRILKHLLGFKRKTKSCENLFVL; from the exons ATGGCAGCATCCATCGAGTCGGACAACCATGCGGTCAGCGTTGAAAAACGAGTCTCGACGGTTCTCGAACACGTTTCCATGAATACTGGTACACCCAGCAACTTTCCAGACAAGTTTCAAGATTTTTTTGCAGCTGTCACCGAGGATAGCGACGATTTGCCAAACATGCTCGAAGACAAATTAATACCGAG GAAGCAGGAGGGTTCCGGTACCGATACAAAGGGCAGAAAGTGGAGCAAAAGGGCTTTCCAAAGGCGAAGTAGCGAAATCGAGGTACGACTTCACCGTAGCTCCTTGTCCGGCACTCAAGGACACGGAACGTTGGATGGACCAAAATCGCCAACGCCCACTCGACGAAGGAGCTCTAGTATAGCTGTGGCCAGACCTACACCTGACCTACACAG ATTTTTACAGGCGGAAGCAGGTCCTTGGGGACACCTCTCGCCATCACCAAGGAGTCCAAACTTGACTCCCCCAGCTGTAAGTCCTGGAGCAGCCTCCACATCGTCCCATCTTAGTCCAGGAACAAGTCCTGGTGGTCCGAGTCCTACTAGTCCTGCTGGCTCAGTTGGACAGGGAACAGGATCTCGTGCACCTGTACCGAGGCAATATCGTGGGAGAACCAGTAGTATGCCAGCAGTACCACGACATAGG CCAATGTTGGCAGAAACGAAACGAGTTGGTGCTTGTGGAGGTGGTGAAGACGGCGAAACCGAAGATGGTATCGAATATTACAGATTACGATCGTTCTCCATTACAGCGAATGGCGTTTTTAATCTCGGCGATTCATTGAAGAGTCGTCGTAGCAAGAGCATCAATAGTGTCACCTCTTGTAGCACCAGTTGCAGCAGTACAAGAGAGGCTCGGTTGCTTAg CTCGGCTTCTCAACTGTCTGGAATAGAAACGGAGGAGGAGACGAGTAACGAGCGAGTGGCCACTTACAAGGTTGGCATGTTAGGTGCATCCGGGGTTGGTAAAACCGCTCTAACGGCGCAATTCACGACGAGCGATTACATTTGCGCTTATGATGCCTCTTTAG ACGAGGAATACGGTCAGAAAAGTGTTTCCGTTATGCTCGATGGCCAAGAAACTGAATTAGAAATCATTGATCATCCAGCTTCGGAAATGTCG GTCGAGTCTTTTTGTTCAACCTACAATCCAGATGTCTACGTGGTCGTCTACTCTGTGGTAGATCGAAGAAGTTTGAAGGTGGCAGAGGAAACTTTACTTTATCTGTGGAAGAGCGACTATATGATGAGTCACGGTGTCATCCTAGTCGGGAACAAGGTCGATCTTGAAAGGAAACGGGAGGTCCCCTCTGTGG TCGGCCGACGCTTGGCGAACAGCTGTGGCTGCAAATTCATTGAAACATCATCGGGATTGGCTCACCATGTCGATGAACTCTTAGTCGGTATCTTGGCgcaaatcaaattaaatccTCAACGTGATCGAAATCAGACTacgagacgaaaaaaaagtaaacaccGCAGGAGAATCTTGAAACATTTGCTCGGTTTCAAGCGGAAAACCAAGAGTTGCGAGAATCTCTTCGTCCTTTAA